The Mercurialis annua linkage group LG7, ddMerAnnu1.2, whole genome shotgun sequence genome includes the window CAAGTTAGGCCCACCTCCATGAATTCAAAATCATGCACCAAGGGCCACAGTGAATAAGTTTGAGTGTGGGACCTAGAAAGATGCTAATATTAAATGAATGAAATAGGATAGGTGGGGAGCAGTGAGGATGGGCCTCTTCCTAGATATAAATCTGCCTTATAATTGGACAGTGCCAAGAAGAATTTAAGAACTCAGAATCACTGTTTGAACTGTTGAATGTTCGAACAAAATCCCATATTTATAGTTTATGTAGACAAATGGTCGGCACATTGAGCAACAGCTAAAATCCTACTCTCAAGATCAAGTTAACCAAAAGCAACTAGCCAGAATTAACATTCAAGTTGCATCAGCACAAACAAAATTGAGGATCAAGAACCGATGCAGCCACATTATGCAACAAATACTAAGCAGCAAGAGCCCATTATTCAATGAAATCACTTGAATTTCCTATGTGTACCAAATGCATAGTGCATGTCAATTACTACACAACAGTTAGCAGCATATATAATaaaagaaacataaaaattactcaacataatagaatttaaacttccgaaaagaaattaaatataaaatcaagtGATGTAACCGAAAAATGTGCGAGTCTAAGTTGGTACATACAGTGTCCAATGGCAAGCACAGTAAGGTAGCCGTAATTCCAGCTGCAGCACCAGCTACAAACCTCTCAAAATTAGTGCTTTCCTCATTCTTAGACCATTTCAACAACTGTTTTCTGTAAGTATCAAAAGCGTAGAAGTTGATAGATTTAAACGGCGCAGTGCGAAGAATATTTAGTAAATTCCCTTTCCAAAAACCTTTAGCCCCTTCCGCTGCAGCAATCGTCTTGAATAGCTCCACCAAATTCTTCTGCTCGCCACGAAGTACATACTCGAGCTTCAGTCTTTCCAGAGGCGCTAGACAAGTTCTGTTTcaaccaaaaaaatatatttatttcaacTGAATATTAACtcataaactataagtttatcactaaaaaaatcataattttgaaCTCTTGCTGTAATTGTTCTTGCATTAATATTCATAGAATTTGTAGTAGCATCAAgcatgattttgttttgttcagAGATAAAAATCTgattgaataaaatttaaattgaatggAACTTAATTTTGCAAATTTGAAACACTTATGCACAGTAATTTCTACATGAACAAAACATAAGCTGATAAGCAAACACTTTCACGTAAAAGAGTATTAAAATTTGTAGGTCACTGAATTTTGACTTAATTACAAAATGGatactatactttattttgtttcttttcaacACAAATTCAAATGCTAGACAATGAATACGAACAGATATTAACAAACTGATTTTCAGAATAGAATAATTACCTTGCAACCACCGTAGCAATAGCGCCGGCGGAGAGATGTTTTGTCGTATTAAGAGCACCAGATCGTGATCTTTTAACTTTGACTTTCTCCTCCGCGAAAACCGCCGCGGCATTTTCTTCTTCCACTTCAACTTCGCcgtctccttcttcttcttttaacgACAAGCTCACTGATAAAAACAGGCCTGGCTTACATCTTCTCTTTACGCGACCTCCATTGTTATTGAAACTTAATAACAAAGATTTTGGCGGCGAAAAACTAGTCAGCTTAGTTTTAGCGGTTAATGAAATCAAAGACGacgaagaagaaggagaaacggtTATATGATCGAGGAACAAACCTCCGATGATCAGAGACTGATCGGAAGTTAGAGATTTgctatttttattgttattgaCTAAAGTGGAGAAGAAGACGAGATCGCGTCCGTACATTTTCCGAAATCCAAAACGACGACGTAGAAGCAGCGGTGGAGAATGAAACGCGAACAGGAATAATATTAAGAAGAATTGAAGAAGCTTGAAGTAGAAGAGAGAATAATTACAAAGGAATATATAAAGAGAGTGTTTGTTTGCGGTTGGCGGTGGCGGAATGACAGTGACAAGGGGAATATCGGAGCAGCTACGGCGGTTGTTGCGGTGGTGGATGGAAATGGAATATTTGGTTAGCTTGGGTTGCACCGCCGTAGAAGGGTCGCATTGGTTTGATCGATGGgttaaataaaagaatattttgGTTATAATAATGTTTGGGTTGGGCTGACTATTTTGACATGGGATGGGAGTGTACTTGTTGAGACCTTGACCTGATTATAATTCCCTTAACAAAGGAAATGAAATTTACATGTTTTTAACGGACACACTAcctgaaaatgacaaaataccTGCCGGTCCCTTTTATCTAAATATATACCTTATTTCATCATAATTTAAAGGCAaaagatatataaaaaatttgtagTTTCTCCAAAAGGATAGACCAACTCTTAATTGTGCCCACTCTTAATTGTTTTTGGGCACAATTAAATCTTGCGATTTCTAAATTGAACGATTAAATCTCGCGATTtctaaattgaacaattaaaactCTAGTAATTTTAAAATCGGACAAATTAATCCTTATGTTAAATATGACAGTTAACAGAATCGGatttattagaaaataaaaataaaaaataacattaatattttcaataattttaaaattaaaccctttaaaattttaaattataaacctaAATgcacttttacctttttaataattttattttattaaagtaaatTTTCTTCAAGGACATGCTCCTCTACCGGCCAATAGGGGGACATCAGACGAAGACGGCTTCATCTCCTCTTCGTCTGAGACGAACTCGACGAACTAGACGAAGAGCCTTCATTTGGTTCGTCTTCGTTTGTTCATTGAGAATAGACGGCTTCATTTGTTATCTGAGAACATAAGACTTCGATATGTTTCTGAGATAGGTCTGGTGGTCTGTTATTTGAGATCAAACTCTCTGATCTGTTCTCTAAGAACAAACTGATAAGTAGTGGTTTCCGGATAAGGGCTAGCGGTAGTTTGTTGTAGGGGGAGGGCCGACGACAGTTTTCGAAAAGACCAGCAGTTATTAGAATAGGTTTCAATTAcattaaatttggtttaattagattttatttaatGCAATTAGATTTAATCGGgttttcattaatttaaatatgctTATTAGGTTTTATTGATTGGATTTcgattgatttaattatatttaattaattagattttgattgatttagctagatatattaatattttgattggtttaattatatttaattaggtttttttaatgagaaaaaacaaaaatattccaaataaattaaatattattcaaatagCCAAAATCCAAATTCTTTACATTCATGACAAAAGAAGGAGAAGGTTCACATTTTCTAACCAACCTCTAAATAGAGACACATGATACACTTAAAACAaccaaaaatgtcaaaaacgtATGAAAATTAGTCAAAAACGCGCTAGACACGCGCAGTCACGTGTCAGCGCGTGTCAGAAATGTctaaacatgtatcatttatgtatcagAACATGCAACTCAATTtctgtttttatgattttttaatcAACCAAGTTCACTAATTAGACAATTGTACTTAATTTTTAAGTTGGATGAATTTGTTATAGGTCTCCGAGGATGTTGTTTTTTCACAATGGGttctttaaatatttggtttactTTTGTTTGTCAACTAAAGTGAAGGTCTGTCAAATGTTACCTCTCAAATGTTGATTCTTTTTGTTGTTAAATTGCCTTCTTAGTTTACATTTGATGTTCTATATTAGtgggttaatttttttaaagtttgtccACCTAGATGTTTGGAAATGGAAGAGATAGTAGAGTTGATAATTGAAGATGAATTCTGGAGTGAGATGTGTATCAAGATTGCAATTTCAAATTACTATACGTGAAGGTGAATGATTTGAGCTAGAGAAGATATATCAGTGGTGTATCTATGATGTATTACAGATGTATCAGTGGTGTATCCACGATGTATCAATGGTGTATCTATAATTTATCAATACAATATATGTGATGTATCTAcgatatatatacacatacaaaaaaaatatattgaaccaataaaaatataaaatataatttcattagCTATAGTTTATATATAATGCTATGGGGATGCAACAAAGGTATTCatgactgtttttttttttgcaatgaCCATAATGAAATTGTTCTTTTTTTCATGATGTTTTGGCCATTCATGCTCCTTCGGTTGTGTGTTCAATTTCTTGATTTCTCTAGATTTTTCTTTACTCTTGATTTTGTAATGCCTTTACTAATTCTGATAAAAATATAGTTgataaatcttttattttttccaaTGAAGAAATCTTAAACTCATACATTTCAGACAAAGTTACAAATTTTTTTGACTTATTTCAAGCAAAATTCATCAAGAAAAATCTTGCAATAatatggatttttttatttttacaataacaCATCATAGTTTTTTATAGGCAATTTCCTAACAAATAAAATCTGAATAAACTACTAAAACATTTTAACCTAAATACAATAGGAATATCTTAGATTGACTATTgacttattttaaaatcaaatgacaactaacaattcaatttttaattatttttaaaaaaaaccacTATACAAATTTAATgtgataattatttttgatttttagtatAATCTTTCTTACTTGGACATGtataatgaaatttataaaaaataatttggtaAAATTTAACAGTCTAACTCTGCAAGTTtataatcaaataatcaaatgactcaataatattaatattgttaGAATTGTCTCATctaaatatgattaattttgaAGAACTAAATACATAAATGTCCAATAAACAATGATGTCAGATGCTGCTAGCTTGCTACATATAattaaggcctaattatttaaaaaaaaaacaatcttattttttttccgtttataTGCTAACCttgtaaaaaaatcatatgtacccaattttggatttttaaatttcatctctacccaatacaagaatataatttcaatttaatgaattaaaggatgaaataattaaaaataattaaataaaaggttaTATTATATGTctataattagtatataaatataaattaaaggattattttaaactttttttcaagtgaaaagagacaattttagtacttttggttaggaatgaaacataaaaacacaaaattgggtacaaatgactgTTTTTCAAGGTCAGggataaacgaaaaaaaaagtttaaggtgatatttttttaagtaattaagcttaTAATAATAGAGATAATGGTAGTATTTAACAGAGTTAAATTAGAGAGAAATAATAAggcctaatgccttaaaaaaatttCGACTTTGTAGCCCCTTTTCGAtcctaccccgacgttgaaaatttatcaattttaccaaattttgcattttatcattttaattgtactccaattttttaatttttgtcaatttttttagtgAAATTTTGGAATCAAGAAAACTGAGTTTCCTTGCtaccaattaattaaaataaaataaaaatacagcCTCCGGATTCACTTCACCAAAGTGAAAATTAAAGCAAGAAATATAAAGCTTACATCAGAAAATAATCTTCATCAGTTTAGCTTTACCAATTTCTTAGAAATTCTTTTTGGAAGAACCACTTCAAATTTCTTCTGTTGAGCATGTTTTTCCCCTTGAATTGTGGTCCAATTTTCTTCAAAATCCATGATATTTGCCTAAGGAGTTCCCGACTttatcatattcatatcatcAATATTATTGTCTACCTCAACTTGTTCATCATCGTGACAAAgatgttattttatatgatCAATAATATTAGAAATTTTGTCAACAATTATAGCATTCAAACTAGCATCTTGATGAGTTGTCTCTACAGATTCATCAACATTTGGAATTGATGTAGCCAAGGTATGTTTTTTTGGCTAAATCCGATTGAAGCTTATCAAAAGCGTTTTTAACTGTTATTTCTGAGGTTTTGGACTTTCACACCTTCTATTTAGGTATCTCATTCTAAGGATTAAAGTGCATAATGTCTGTCTTCGGTTTAATGTTATCAGATTTTTCCATTCGACAATTTTTGTGAATTTgaccaatgttaaaataaagaTGGAAAAAAGATAGCAAATGCCCATAAAAAATATCGATGAAGAAATCCTTACCAATTCTTTCAATCAGCAAACTTTCTGGTAATGAACTGGACAAATCAACGTCTATTAAAACTCGAGCATAATGACCAAAATCGTCATTGGAAGTATTCTGGTCAACTTTTAAAGGAATCCCAATTCCTTTTGCTATAGAAGATAGTGAATGCCAATATTCCCATGGAAGCTGAtaaaaacaaacccaaacttgAGTGTGTGTTGATTTCTGAGTTGCATGATCAAAATCTGGAATCCAATGTTGAAGCCAAAGCATTCCCGGTTTTAGAGCAACCACACCTCGTCcccatattatatttttttttcttctaaggaTTTAAGAATGACATGATGAAAACCACGTCCTACCGAAACAAGTTTCCAGTTTGAAGAATACCCCAAACTAATGTTAATTTCTTATTAAGATCAACTAGTTTTCAAGGGGATTCTCCTTTTGAGAGAACAATTCTAGCTATCAAGGCATGTTGACAAACCCTTAACTGTTGTTCGTAGATTTGTTGATTGGTCTTAACAACAATAAAAACCCCTTTGTCAGTAGTGATAGAGTCTTCAGAAAAAGATTCTACCGCCAAAGAGGAACTAGAAACTACATTAGAAATAGAATATGAAGATTTTCCTAAAGGAAGTGAGTGGTAGGCTAATTTGTTTGCTGCATTGTTTAAATGAGCATTGCTGTTTTTCACATTATCTTTATTTTGAACAAGTTGAATTGCAGTAATAACATTGAGATTTGCCGCTTTGAGAGTAGCTAGAATTTTGTTTGCCGCTGAACTATTATTATCACTTGCAGGTTCAACGGAGATTTCTGCAATTCTATGGGACATGGATTTCTTTACCGTTCCTTAAATAGAAGGGTTTGTATTAGCTGTCGAAAACGTTTTTAGAAATCGGAATAAATCGACATGGCTAAGGTGACTAGCAATCATCTCTGCCGATTGAGAATGGAAGGAGGATGTCATGGAAAACTTCATGTCTTCAAAGATGGCTTGCGTCCGGCTAGGTTTCTATGGAGAACAAACGTCAATAATCAGGACATAAGTGAAATGTTCACTGAGCtcataaataaaagaatatcaatttttttacttaaatgatgaaatcattaaattaaccatgtttatagataaaattaaattaattttcattcaaaaaagtacaaataagtcctttatttttaaaaactaactaaaaacaataatttaattaaaattaatttaatttcttatttaatttaactaaatctaaataaattttaaacatgtagaatt containing:
- the LOC126654599 gene encoding probable mitochondrial adenine nucleotide transporter BTL3, yielding MYGRDLVFFSTLVNNNKNSKSLTSDQSLIIGGLFLDHITVSPSSSSSLISLTAKTKLTSFSPPKSLLLSFNNNGGRVKRRCKPGLFLSVSLSLKEEEGDGEVEVEEENAAAVFAEEKVKVKRSRSGALNTTKHLSAGAIATVVARTCLAPLERLKLEYVLRGEQKNLVELFKTIAAAEGAKGFWKGNLLNILRTAPFKSINFYAFDTYRKQLLKWSKNEESTNFERFVAGAAAGITATLLCLPLDTIRTKMVAPGGEALGGLIGTFGHMIQTEGFFSLYKGLVPSIVSMAPSGAVFYGVYDILKSAYLHSPEGKKRIENMKQKGQERNALEQMELGPIRTLLYGAIAGCCSEAATYPFEVVRRHLQMQVRATKMNALATGLKIVEQGGVPALYAGLAPSLLQVLPSAAISYLIYELMKVMLKVE